The Zonotrichia albicollis isolate bZonAlb1 chromosome 34 unlocalized genomic scaffold, bZonAlb1.hap1 SUPER_34_unloc_1, whole genome shotgun sequence genome contains a region encoding:
- the MTA2 gene encoding LOW QUALITY PROTEIN: metastasis-associated protein MTA2 (The sequence of the model RefSeq protein was modified relative to this genomic sequence to represent the inferred CDS: inserted 1 base in 1 codon; deleted 2 bases in 2 codons) yields the protein MAANMYRVGDYVYFENSSSNPYLVRRIEELNKTANGNVEAKVVCLFRRRDISSSLNSLADSNAREFEEESKQPPMTEQQRHQLKHRELFLSRQFESLPATHIRGKCSVTLLNETDILGQYLEKEDCFFYSLVFDPVQKTLLADQGEIRVGCKYQAEIPERLAEGESDNRNQQKMEMKVWDPDNPLTDRQIDQFLVVARAVGTFARALDCSSSIRQPSLHMSAAAASRDITLFHAMDTLQRNGYDLARAMATLVPQGGGPVLCRDEMEEWSASEAMLFEEALEKYGKDFNDIRQDFLPWKSLASIVQFYYMWKTTDRYIQQKRLKAAEADSKLKQVYIPTYTKPNPNQIISVGSKPGVNGAGFQKGLSCESCHTSQSPQWYAWGPPNMQCRLCASCWIYXKKYGGLKTPTQLEGVTRSASEPHSRGHLSPTPGATLSPYTTSASRAKLLAKNRQTFLLQTTRLTRLSRRLCRDVLQPRRAARRPYAPINANAIKAECSIRLPKAAKAPLKIHPLTRLPLAAIVKELAAQAPLKPKTPRGSKTPINRNQLSQSRGLAGLGGKRGYEGGGDGHRAPRMRVGTAALPFSANGRPLTAALRPAPPPGTKRQKLNPADAPNPVVFVATKDTRALRKALTHLELRRAARRPNLPLKVKPGGLPLRPGGALAPPAVPPHPSSTSEPIVLED from the exons ATGGCGGCCAACATGTACCGCGTCGGCG acTACGTCTACTTCGAGAACTCCTCCAGCAACCCCTACCTGGTGCGGCGCATCGAGGAGCTCAACAAG acGGCCAATGGCAATGTGGAGGCCAAGGTGGTTTGTCTGTTCCGGCGGCGCGACATCTCCAGCAGCCTCAACAGCCTGGCCGACAGCAATGCCC GCGAGTTCGAGGAGGAGTCGAAGCAGCCGCCGATGACGGAGCAGCAGCGGCACCAGCTCAAGCACCGGGAGCTGTTCCTGTCCCGCCAGTTCGAGTCCCTGCCGGCCACCCACATCCG GGGGAAGTGCAGCGTGACGCTGCTGAATGAGACCGACATCTTGGGGCAGTACCTGGAGAAGGAG gATTGCTTCTTCTACTCGCTGGTGTTCGACCCCGTGCAGAAAACGCTGCTGGCGGATCAGGGCGAGATCCGGGTGGGCTGCAAGTACCAGGCTGAGATCCCCGAGCGCCTGGCTGAAG gTGAGTCAGACAACAGGAaccagcagaagatggagatgAAGGTGTGGGACCCCGACAACCCCCTGACGGACAGACAGATCGACCAGTTCCTGGTGGTGGCTCG ggctgtggggacgTTTGCTCGGGCTCTGGattgcagcagctccatccgccagcccagcctgcacaTGAGCGCGGCCGCGGCCTCGCGGGACATCACCCTG ttcCACGCCATGGACACCCTGCAGAGGAACGGCTATGACCTGGCGCGGGCCATGGCCACGCTGGTGCCGCAGGGGG GGGGGCCGGTGCTGTGCCGCGATGAGATGGAGGAGTGGTCGGCGTCCGAGGCCATGCTGTTCGAGGAGGCCCTGGAGAAATACGGCAAGGACTTCAACGACATCAGGCAGGACTTT CTGCCATGGAAGTCTCTGGCCAGCATTGTGCAGTTCTACTACATGTGGAAAACCACTGACCGCTACATCCAGCAG AAGAGGCTGAAGGCAGCGGAGGCCGACAGCAAACTGAAGCAAGTCTACATCCCCACCTA caccaaacccaaccccaacCAGATCATCTCGGTGGGCTCCAAACCCGGCGTCAACGGGGCCGGCTTCCAGAAAGGGCTGAGCTGCGAGAGCTGCCACA CCTCGCAGTCCCCCCAGTGGTACGCCTGGGGCCCCCCCAACATGCAGTGCCGCCTCTGCGCCTCCTGCTGGATCT TGAAGAAATACGGGGGGCTCAAGACCCCCACCCAGCTGGAGGGGGTGACCCGCAGCGCCTCg GAGCCCCATTCCCGGGGCCACCT GAGCCCCACTCCCGGGGCCACCTTGTCCCCGTACACCACGAGCGCCAGCCGGGCCAAGCTGCTGGCCAAGAACCGGCAGACGTTCCTGCTGCAAACCACGCGGCTGACGCGGCTCTCGCGCCGCCTGTGCCGCGACGTCCTGCAGCCCCGGCGGGCGGCGCGCCGGCCCTACGCGCCCATCAACGCCAACGCCATCAAGGCCGAGT gctCCATCCGGCTGCCCAAGGCCGCCAAGGCCCCCCTGAAGATCCACCCGCTGACCCGGCTGCCCCTCGCCGCCATCGTCAAGGAGCTGG ctgcccaggcccccCTGAAGCCGAAGACCCCCCGAGGCAGCAAGACCCCGATCAACCGGAACCAGCTGAGCCAGAGCCGGGGGctggcggggctggggggcaagAGGGGCTACGAGGGGGGGGGAGACGGACACAGAGCCCCCCGGATGAGG GTCGGGACGGCGGCGCTGCCGTTCTCTGCCAACGGGCGCCCCCTGACGGCCGCGCTGCGCCCCGCGCCCCCCCCCGGCACCAAACGGCAGAAACTG AACCCGGCGGACGCGCCCAACCCCGTGGTGTTCGTGGCCACCAAGGACACCCG GGCCCTGCGGAAGGCCCTGACCCACCTGGAGCTgcgccgcgccgcccgccgccccaACCTCCCCCTCAAGGTGAAACCGGGGGGGCTCCCCCTGCGCCCGGGGGGGGCCCTGGCG CCCCCTGCCGTGCCCCCCCACCCCTCCAGCACCTCGGAGCCCATCGTGCTCGAGGACTGA